CCGCGGACTGGACGCGCTTGATCCGGGCGCTCGACGACGAGGCCTTCCGCTTGGCCGGCGGCGGCGGGGGCGGGGGGGGCGGCGGCGGCGGCGCCAGGAACGCGCTGTAGACCTCGACCGTGGGCAGCGCCCCGGTCTTGAGAAGGGGCAGGACGATGAGCAGGATGAGCATCGCGGCGTGCAGCACGACGGAGATCGGCAGCACGAAGGCCCGCTCCCTGGCCTGGCTCATCGGCCGATAGAAGGAATCCTGGAACATCTTGGCCTCCGCGGTACGTGATGCGGGGGCTCCGGCTTGGGCGCGGACGATCCCGGCCCGGACGCGCCCGGGGAAGGAATCCCAGTAGCCCGGTTCCGGCGGTCCCGGCGGAGACATCCCGGCCCTGGTCGAGAGCTGACGGAGGAACTCGAGGTCCCGCCGGCAGGCCGGGCATTTCTTGAGATGCTTCTCCACCCGGGGCCGGTCGGCCGCACGGAGCTCGCCGTCGGCCAGGGCCCCGATGAGTTCCTGGAGTTTGCGGTGTCTCATCTCAAGCTCCCCTTCCCAGGGAATCCGCCAGAAGGTCCTTGAGCTTCTGGCGGGCCCGGTTGAGCCGCGACATGACGGTGCCGAGCGGCAGGTCGAGCGTCCGCGAGATCTCCTCGTAGCTCAGGCTCTCGTGGAACCTCAGGACGAAGACGCTTTTCTGGTCGGCGGGAAGGGATTCCACCGCCAGGTCGAGCCTGGCTTGGAACTCGGCCTGCTCCAGCCGTTCCTCGGGGTCGTCGCCCCGGGCCGCCGCCGGCGCGCGCCGGTCGCCGAGCGGGCCGTCCTCGATCGGCCTCTCCCGGCCCCGGGCCTTGAGGTAGTTCAGCCCGGAGTTGACGGCGATCTTCCTGAGCCAGGGGTAAAGCGGCCATTGAGCGTCGAACCGGCCCAGCGCCAGATAGGCCTTGATGAACGTTTCCTGGGCCAGGTCGTCGGCCGACTGGTGCGCCCCGGTCAGGCGCCGGCACAGGCCATAGATCCTGTGCTGGTACTTCCGGACCAGGTCCTCGAAGGCGTCCATGTCTCCCTGCTGGGCTTTCCTGACGAGGGCGGCATCCTCCGGATGCTCGTTCGGTCTCGCCGGAGCTCCCACAGGTTCATACATCGCGCCGCGGCCCTTATTCCCCTGACATGATACTCTTTTTTTCGGCTTCCGCGCAGGGAGATCGTCACCTGGCGGGCACGGGGTGCTTGATCATGCCCCAGGCCTTTTCGAAGTCGAAGGCCTTTCCGTGGGCGCTCTCGTGGCAAGCCCGGCAGCCGGCCTCGATGGCCGACGCGCTGGGATAAGCGACGAGACCGTTCTCGACCGCCTTGCCGTGGTCCTCCATGATGAAGAGCTTCTTGTAAGCGCGGCCGGGACCGTGGCAGGCCTCGCAGCTCACGCCCTCGGCCTTGAGATCCGGCGCACTGTCCGCGAGCGGGGCGTGGCAGCCGAGGCAAAGGGGGCTTCCGGCCGCGTCGGCGACGCCGGCGCCGTTGGCGATCGAGGCGGCCGCCGCCGTGCTCAGCGCGGCGAACGACCTGGCGTGCGCGCTCTCCTGCCAGATGACGTACTGACGCCCCTGAGGCTCGGACTTATGGCAGAGCTTGCAGGCGGAGGCGCCGGCGTATTTCCGGTCCTGGGCGGCCAGCAGGAGCGCCAGGAAAACGACGGCCAGGACGACGATGACGGAAAGGAGTACCTTCTTCATCGGCGGCTCTGCGTCAGGCGTAGCTGTGGAGACCGGTCAGGAGATAATTGACCCCGAAGTAGGTGAACAGCGCGGCCAGGAAGCCGACGATGGCGATGACGGCCGACCTCTTCCCCTTCCAGCCCATGACGATCCGGGTGTGGAGGTAGAGCGCGAACACGAGCCAGGTGATCAGGCTCCACACTTCCTTGGGGTCCCAGGCCCAGTAGCGGCCCCAGGCCCGGTAGGCCCAGATCATGCCGAAGATGAGCCCGCCGAGGGTGAAGAGGGGGAAGCCCACGGCCACGGCCCGGTAGGCCAGGGCGTCGAAGCGCTCTTTCTTGTCCGGGGCCGGGGTTGCGATGTAGAGGATGCTGGCGACGAAGGCCACGGCGAAGAAGGCCTCTCCGAGCAGGGTCACGGAGACGTGGAGCCAGAGCCAGTAGCTCTGGAGGGCGGGGACGAGCGGCGCCGCCTCCTTGGGCATGAGCGGCGACGAGGCCAGGGCGACCAGGCCGACGACGATCAGCATCAGGCAGGGGCCGAGCCGGGGCGCCCGCGAGGGCCGGGCGAAGACGAGCAGGGCCAGGACGATGGCCCAGGACAGGAACGACAGCGACTCGTACATGTTCGTGAACGGCGCGTGGCCGCTGGCCGCGGTCCGGACGGCCAGCGCCGCGGCATGGAAGAGGAAGCCGCCGAGGGCCAGGACGTAGGCCGCCCTGGATCCTTTGTCCCGCTTGACGAGGAGCGTGACGAAGTAGATCACGAGCGAAACGGCGTACAGGGCGAAGGCGATGGTGAAAAGCGTCGACTCGGTCATTCGGGCCTCCTGATCGCTCCGAACAGGGCGTCGAACTCGGCCTGGAACGGATCCCGGCTCTTGTCCGCCTGGCCGCCGGCGGCCAGCTCGACCCGTCCCTGGGCCTCTTCGAGGACGACCCTGATCTCGCGGGGCGGCCAGTAGAAGGCCAGGAAGAACCCGGCCGTGACCAGGGCGCAGCCGAGCCAGATGAGGCCCACGCCGGGGTCCTTGGCCGCCTCGAGAACGGAATAGGGCGCGGCCGCATAGTCTTTCAGGACGAGCGCGATCCGGGCCGCGGGCCCGTGCCCGAAGTCCGGGTACTTGGCGAAGATCCAGCCGGAAAAGACCTTTTCTTCCCCTTTCCAGGCTTCGGCCAGCGCGGCGGGGTTGTTCGGCGCCTCGGACCGGCTCCGGACCTGGTTCCCCTCGCCGATGACGAAGTCGGGCACGAACCGGCGGACCAGGATCCGGGTGACGTCCTGATCGTTGATCGCGGCCGGCTCGCCGACGCCGAGGGCCACGGCCCGGGCGAAGGCCGGGTCGCCGGGCTTATGGATCTCGAGGCCCAGGCGCGCGGCGTCCCAGTTCAGGCCGTAGGCCGACTGATAGAAAGAATAGCCCTTGTAGCGGAGCGGCTCGTTGACCTTGACGATCCGGGTGAGGACGGCCGCGCCGCCCTCGACCACGGTCACCGTGCTCTTCCAGGCCTTGACCCCGCCCCGGGGATAGTACTCCGTTTCGAACTTATCCAGGCGCACCTGGAAGGAGGCCCGGGGAACGCCGGAGGTCTGGCCCTCCCGAAGCGCCAGGTCGGACCGGCGGCCGCCGAGACCGCTGGCCAGCCCCCCGGCCAGGACGACGAGCAATCCAAGGTGGACGACGTCCGAACCGAACCAGCCCAGGCGTTTCTTCCGGGCCAGGACGACGACCTTCCCGTCCCGGGCGGATTCGTCCAGGACGTAGCGTCGGGCCCGTAGAGCGGCGGCGACCGCGGCCCGGGCCTCGGGGAGCGGCCCCGGCAGCCGGAACCTGACGCCCGGCCGCATGGCCGAGAGCGCCTTGGCGTCCATATCCCGGGCCGGGCCGAAAGCCCGCCGCCACTTGGGGCCGAGCCGGGTCAGGGTGCAGACGACGGTGTTCACGGCGAAGAAGAAAAGGAGGGCCAGGTACCACCACGATTGATAGAGGCCGGTCAGACGGAGCCCGGTGAAGAGCCCCGCGAGGCCGCCGTAGCGGGCGGCGTATTCGGCCGCGCCCCGGTTCTGGGGGATGAGCGTGCCGACGATCGAGGCGGCCGTGATGACGATGATCAGGACGATGGCCAGCTTGACCGACGAGAAGAGCTTCTTCATGGCTCGAACAATCTTAGGTGATTTGGCCCCCGGGCGCAACCTTCGGGCGGGGGGGATGCCGTGACGTCCCCCTTGAGCGGATCGGCCCGGCGGACGTAGAATGGGGCGGGTCGCGCCTGGATAAATTAGAGACGGAGCGCTATCCCCAGGGCGGGGTCAAGGCCTGGAAGAGCACGGTGACCGTGGTCGAGGGCGGCGCGGCCCCGGCGCTTCCCAGCGCGCGCCCTTTTTGCTAATCTATGGCGGTGCGAACGCCCCTGCGGAACCGTCTCATGGCCCGGACCGTCGGGATCGCGGGCGCGGGCGGCCTGGGATCCAACGCGGCCGCGGCTCTCGCCCGGGCCGGGGTCGGACGCCTGGTGATCGCTGACTTCGACGTCGTCCAGGAACCGAACCTGGACCGCCAGTTCTACTTCCTCGACCAGGTGGGGAAGCTCAAGGTCGAGGCCCTGGCGGAGAACCTCCGCCGTATCGACCCTTCCTGCCGAGTGGAGATCCATCCGGTCCGCCTCGACCCCGATTCCGCGGAACGCATCTTCCGGGACTGCGACCTGGTCATCGAGGCCCTCGATTCGGCCGAGGCCAAGGCCATGCTCATCGGCACTCTCCTGACGCGCCATCCGGAGAAGCCCCTGGTGGCGGCCAGCGGGCTGGCCGGCTGGGGGCGGACCAACGACATGGAGGCCAGCCGCATGGGCGGTCTCACCGTCGTCGGGGATCAGCGCACCGGGATCTCCCCGGAGATGCCGCCCATGGCCCCGCGGGTCTTTATCGCCGCCGGCATGGAGGCTAACGAAGCCCTGGAGATCCTGCTGGGGCCGATGCCGGAAGACCGGAATAAGTAAAACCCCGATAATGGTCAACGGGGCCCCGACAGCGAGCCTCCCGGACAGGATGCAACAGGCCGTGGACACAAATCTGGACACCGGCATGTTGATTCAAATGGGCCCAGTCACGCCTAACCCATTCATCATCAGGGATATAACGAGAGCCAGCGAGAGGGATCGAACCTCCGACCTGCTGATTACGAATCAGCTGCTCTACCGACTGAGCTACGCTGGCTTGGAGGCTCGATTAAGTTAATCGAAACGCGCCGTTCTGTCAAATTAGATAGGGGGACACGCACCTGGGGGTACGTGTCCCCGATCGATCACTTCTTGAGGACGAACCGCACGGTCACGGTGAAGGTCACCGGCCGGGGCCGGCCGTTGACCAGGAGCGGCTCGTAGACCCATTGCCGGACCGCGTCGATGGCCGCCGCGTCGAGCAGCTGCACGGAGCGCAGGACGCGCACGGCCGTGACGCGCCCGTAGATGTCGGTCGTGGCCTCGAGGATGACGGTCCCTTCGATCCGGGCTTCCTGGGCGACTTTCGGATAGTCGGGCTCGATCCTGCGGACGAGCCTGGGCGGCTTGACGTCGCCGACCGCCAGCACCGGGGCCGCCGCGGGCGCGCCGACCAGCTGGAAGAGCTCCGCGCCCAGCAGGTTGGCCGGGACGCCCTCGCCGGCGCCGTAATCGACGCCGCCCTCGATGCCGTTCCCGGCGCCACCCTCTCCCAGGCTCTCCTCGACGATGCCTTCGGGGACGGCGACCGGGGCCAGCCGCCAGGTCTCCCCGGCGGGAACCGCCGCCCGCCGGACCCTGACCTTGCCGCCGGGATTCCCGGCTTTGGCCTTCGGCGGCGGCAGCGGGGTCGCCGGCAGGGCCGGGGCCACGATGACGTTTTCCACGCCGATCTGCGGCGGCTTCACCGTTTTCATGAGAGGCAGGGCCACGAGCAGCGCCAGCGCGACCCCGTGGAGGAGCGCCGCCGCCGGCAGCGCGGCCGCCCGGGACCGCCAGTTCCTCTCCGGAACGAACATCGCGTCCTGGAACATCTTCGCCTCCTTGCCGCGAATTCCCGGGAGCTTGTCGCTTCCATCCGGTATACAATCGACGGCGGCGTAAATTCCGATAATAGGGGGGACACGTACCGGAGGTACATGTCCCCTGCCGTCGAGAGGGACGGCCCCGCGCAGGGACGGTCATTATCCTTCGTCCGGAACCCTTTAAAAACGGGAGCGAATCGCATACAATACGCGTTCCGACCGGCCCCGCGGCCGGACCCAATCGACCGAAAGCGTTTCGCCACCATGAGCATGATCATCAAGAAGCTAGAATTGCAGGGTTTCAAGTCCTTCGCCGAAAGGACCAAGATCGCCTTCCATCCCGGCATCACCGCCATCGTCGGTCCGAACGGCACGGGCAAGAGCAACCTCGTCGACGCCATGCTCTGGTCCCTCGGCGGCCACCGGCAGGGCGTCGTCCGCGGCGACCGCACCGACGAGGTCATCTTCTCCGGCAACTCCAAGCGGCCCGCCCTGAGCATGGCCGACTCCGTCCTGACCCTGTCCAGCGAGGACGAGGAGATGGTCATCTCCCACCGGGCCTTCCGGTCCGGCGAGAACGAATACCGGATGAACGGCAAGACCGTCCGGCTCAAGGACATCCAGGACGAGCTGTGGAAGCACGCCATCGGCGAGAAGGATTATTTCGTCATCAAGCAGGGCTCGATCGGCAACTTCGTCACCTCGAAGCCGAACGAGAAGCGCACCTTCATCGAGGAAGCCGCCGGGACGGCCTACTACAAGGACAAGAAGCGCC
The DNA window shown above is from Acidobacteriota bacterium and carries:
- the thiF gene encoding sulfur carrier protein ThiS adenylyltransferase ThiF gives rise to the protein MAVRTPLRNRLMARTVGIAGAGGLGSNAAAALARAGVGRLVIADFDVVQEPNLDRQFYFLDQVGKLKVEALAENLRRIDPSCRVEIHPVRLDPDSAERIFRDCDLVIEALDSAEAKAMLIGTLLTRHPEKPLVAASGLAGWGRTNDMEASRMGGLTVVGDQRTGISPEMPPMAPRVFIAAGMEANEALEILLGPMPEDRNK
- a CDS encoding sigma-70 family RNA polymerase sigma factor, coding for MYEPVGAPARPNEHPEDAALVRKAQQGDMDAFEDLVRKYQHRIYGLCRRLTGAHQSADDLAQETFIKAYLALGRFDAQWPLYPWLRKIAVNSGLNYLKARGRERPIEDGPLGDRRAPAAARGDDPEERLEQAEFQARLDLAVESLPADQKSVFVLRFHESLSYEEISRTLDLPLGTVMSRLNRARQKLKDLLADSLGRGA
- a CDS encoding cytochrome c biogenesis protein ResB, translating into MKKLFSSVKLAIVLIIVITAASIVGTLIPQNRGAAEYAARYGGLAGLFTGLRLTGLYQSWWYLALLFFFAVNTVVCTLTRLGPKWRRAFGPARDMDAKALSAMRPGVRFRLPGPLPEARAAVAAALRARRYVLDESARDGKVVVLARKKRLGWFGSDVVHLGLLVVLAGGLASGLGGRRSDLALREGQTSGVPRASFQVRLDKFETEYYPRGGVKAWKSTVTVVEGGAAVLTRIVKVNEPLRYKGYSFYQSAYGLNWDAARLGLEIHKPGDPAFARAVALGVGEPAAINDQDVTRILVRRFVPDFVIGEGNQVRSRSEAPNNPAALAEAWKGEEKVFSGWIFAKYPDFGHGPAARIALVLKDYAAAPYSVLEAAKDPGVGLIWLGCALVTAGFFLAFYWPPREIRVVLEEAQGRVELAAGGQADKSRDPFQAEFDALFGAIRRPE
- a CDS encoding multiheme c-type cytochrome; its protein translation is MKKVLLSVIVVLAVVFLALLLAAQDRKYAGASACKLCHKSEPQGRQYVIWQESAHARSFAALSTAAAASIANGAGVADAAGSPLCLGCHAPLADSAPDLKAEGVSCEACHGPGRAYKKLFIMEDHGKAVENGLVAYPSASAIEAGCRACHESAHGKAFDFEKAWGMIKHPVPAR
- a CDS encoding zf-HC2 domain-containing protein; the encoded protein is MRHRKLQELIGALADGELRAADRPRVEKHLKKCPACRRDLEFLRQLSTRAGMSPPGPPEPGYWDSFPGRVRAGIVRAQAGAPASRTAEAKMFQDSFYRPMSQARERAFVLPISVVLHAAMLILLIVLPLLKTGALPTVEVYSAFLAPPPPPPPPPPPPAKRKASSSSARIKRVQSA
- the ccsA gene encoding cytochrome c biogenesis protein CcsA, translating into MTESTLFTIAFALYAVSLVIYFVTLLVKRDKGSRAAYVLALGGFLFHAAALAVRTAASGHAPFTNMYESLSFLSWAIVLALLVFARPSRAPRLGPCLMLIVVGLVALASSPLMPKEAAPLVPALQSYWLWLHVSVTLLGEAFFAVAFVASILYIATPAPDKKERFDALAYRAVAVGFPLFTLGGLIFGMIWAYRAWGRYWAWDPKEVWSLITWLVFALYLHTRIVMGWKGKRSAVIAIVGFLAALFTYFGVNYLLTGLHSYA
- a CDS encoding energy transducer TonB, translating into MFQDAMFVPERNWRSRAAALPAAALLHGVALALLVALPLMKTVKPPQIGVENVIVAPALPATPLPPPKAKAGNPGGKVRVRRAAVPAGETWRLAPVAVPEGIVEESLGEGGAGNGIEGGVDYGAGEGVPANLLGAELFQLVGAPAAAPVLAVGDVKPPRLVRRIEPDYPKVAQEARIEGTVILEATTDIYGRVTAVRVLRSVQLLDAAAIDAVRQWVYEPLLVNGRPRPVTFTVTVRFVLKK